A stretch of Bacteroidales bacterium DNA encodes these proteins:
- a CDS encoding TIM barrel protein: MNSLKFFEKKCFPLFLIFLIYLLFNSQTSLSQDTPTGNPEDFEVKTCLHSVSYAGVWRGQAQLTVDEFLVKAKELGFDGVMLVAKRPHVSPFDYNEAEREQLKQRIDELGLELVGLAGYTDFTAGVDKPGIPNVEIQASYVGEIAKLARDLGTDMVRIFTGYEHEGVDY, from the coding sequence ATGAATTCATTAAAATTTTTTGAAAAGAAATGCTTCCCTTTATTTTTAATTTTCCTTATTTATTTGTTGTTCAACTCTCAAACATCTCTATCCCAAGACACCCCCACCGGCAATCCCGAAGATTTTGAGGTCAAAACCTGCCTGCACTCGGTCAGTTATGCCGGAGTTTGGCGGGGACAGGCCCAGCTCACGGTTGATGAGTTTTTGGTTAAGGCCAAAGAATTGGGTTTCGACGGCGTGATGCTGGTGGCCAAAAGGCCTCATGTTTCACCATTCGATTATAATGAAGCCGAACGCGAACAGCTTAAGCAAAGGATCGATGAGTTGGGTCTTGAATTGGTAGGCCTGGCAGGTTATACCGACTTTACAGCAGGTGTGGATAAACCAGGAATACCCAACGTGGAGATACAGGCAAGTTACGTGGGAGAAATTGCCAAGCTGGCCCGCGATCTGGGAACGGATATGGTGCGGATATTCACCGGTTATGAGCATGAAGGAGTTGATTAT